Below is a window of Neodiprion virginianus isolate iyNeoVirg1 chromosome 4, iyNeoVirg1.1, whole genome shotgun sequence DNA.
GCTGACTCCTATGATTCCAGTACAGGGCAGCTTGTGTCGATCAGAAGCACCAAAAATCGACACTAGCGCTGCAATAGCCAAAGTTAAACTAACGGGTCACGTGGATGATAGCCTATCAGAAACCGATTTAGTCAAACGGTTCCGTCGCTTTAGCCAATGACATAGACAGTGAACCACTTGGTTCGTTAGTTCCATTGAGGCTATTGAAGCGCTGATGTCGATTTCGCCTGCTTCTTATCGACTCATTGTCAGGCCGAGGACGCTAGACAGCCATCCAGTCAGAATAGAcatcggtgaaaaaaagtaagagaaCAAAAGCGCGTAGTAACTGGATCAAAAATTAGAATGCAAGAGAAGAGTCGAAACTTAGTGAtcgtttcaaattgttttttccacGAGTCTCATCGGTTGAACGCCCAATTTTTCGGCGAACAATTTTGAGGCCTTGATTTGATTATCGTGATAAGTAATTCCACCCTCGCGATCGACTTTCCGCATGTGTCCCCTCTCCGGATCACCTGGTATCAAAACGGGCATATCACCGGCGGTTGGAAGGCCCCTGAGCAGTCCGACCAAATCCGTAAGACGGTCCCTGGAGCCAGGGACAAAAGCGTCGGGATCGATGGCGACAAAGCAGTGTCCCAGATCGGCGACAACGTCGCCCGAACTCGAGTCCCATTTTCTTATATTGGGGCCGAATTTACTGCCGGTCAGTATGCCGCAGAGAACCTCGACCATCAGCGCCATCCCGTAGCCTTTGTAACCCGAGTTTCGTTCCTCGCCACCGAGCGGCATGAGGCAGGCGGTTCTGACGGCTTCGGCTGCGTCGACGGTCGGCTTTCCATCCGCACCTAGAGCCCAGCCTTCGGGAATCGGCTCCCCCTTGCGGGAGGCGAGCTCCATTTTACCGAGGGCAACACAAGTCGTCGCCATGTCCAAGACGAAGTCGTCGTTCGACGTTGAGCCCCGGGCCCCCAACGATATGGGATTCGTTCCCAGCGCCGCGGCCCGACTTCGCGTTGGTGCCATCAGCGGACTCGTGTTCGTGCACGAGAAGCCGAATAGGTTTTCCGACATCGCCATCAGCGAGTAGTAGCCCGCTATTCCGTAGTGGTTCGAACCTCGGCACGCCACCATTCCTATTCCGTACTCCTTCGCCTTCTTCATTGCCAACTCCATGCAGTACTTACCCGTGACTTGTCCAAAACCGTTCATTCCGTCCACCGTTGCTACTGCCTGAAGATTCACCGTAAAGAGGGTTAGCTGATTTGTTTTGATTAGTTGGGTTATTTTTAGATTCCGAGGGATTGGACCGTTGTTTGGCACCTTGGGGTTGTTCGTGATCTAAGGGTTTTTAATCGAGATTTTCGTTACTTGAAAGCTTCTAccttttaaacaattttttactgcCTCAAATTTAAAAGTTATTGTTGCGACCTTTTTTTGTCTTGTAGAAGACACTTAAGTGAATGCTAGTGAAAATTCTCGTAAGAATATTAAACTGCTTCGATGCATGACCCCAAGGTGCCAGCTAAAGGTTAACTTCTTGAAATTACTCGCATGCGTTTGAAGACGATAGAATTCGTTTGAAGACGGTTGAACTCACTTCAGGTCTACTgacataatttcaattctctTCAAGTCACTAACATTATCTAAAGTTTTTAATACACGAAATCTTGACCCATAACCTAAGTCATTTGAACTCAACTGAACTGCTTCGAATCCACGAGCTCTTGAATTCAATGAAACTGGTATGGTTTCACGAAGTTCAAGTAATTTGAGGTCAACCGCAGTCATTGGAACTCGCAAAGCATTCAAACTCATCCAGTTCACGAAGCTTTGACTTCTCAAAGtcaattgaattgaattcatCCAAGCCCAATGAAGTTTCGAAGTCAATTGTTCGGTTAATCCTCGCATGGCGAACCCCTCGGTACCCCAAATCACAAAAGAAACTCGGAAAAGGAAAATCGCAACACACCACGACGCCCATAGGGAATGGCGTAATGCAGACCGTGATTACACTCACCTTGAAGTCGGTTATTATTCGAGGTTTAGCCTTGGGATCGGTCAACTTTTTGACCACGTCCTGAACGTACATCTCCATGCGGTTCATGCCGTGGCTAAAGTGGCCCCTATAATCGGCCGTGAACAAATGTTCGCCTACGGTTACGGCGTCCTCTTTACTGGCGCCGACCTTCATCAGGGAATCGGCGATGTACCGAATGACCTCTTCCTTCGGCGCCACCATCGTCCTCGTTTTTTCGTCCTCCTTGAGCACCGACGACGTCGCTGATGACGAGTTTTCGCGGGTCGGCGAAGTCTGCGAAGCGACGGTCCGTCCCAAATTATCCATCACTTGGTCGATTCTCCTCGAAAGTTTGGAAAGCAGTGTTCTCCCAATTTTCATGACTCGGTATATCCGAGTTGTTTGTTCAGCAAACTTCACGCTTTGGACTGCCGGAACTTTCCTCGTCTGTACACAATCAACTTCTGTCTCTCTGCCTGTCGCACTATCTTATACACCCGTTGACGTATGAtcggaaagagagagagagagagaatgttGATAATTTCAACAAGGTTAATCTGCTTATGTTAACTTGACCGTCTCTCTATCTCATTTCGGGCACGAAGATAACCGCTGACCAATCGAAGATTGTTCTTCAGCTACCGCCTACCGCTGGTAACCAGTGCTTTTTAAACACTTCCAACGGTTAAATCATCCCACCATAATACCTGTCTTCTTTTGCCATGTATCCGGTCATCACCCGGGTAAAATTTACTCGGTTATACGTTCGTTCGCGCTTGACCTTCTATTTCGTTACTCCAAACAATTAGTATAAACGAATGGTCGTTCGTTTTTTTAGATCGGGACTTTGGCTCTTCCTAGTTTTCCCATGTATCGGCGGTATTTGAAGCATTGAAGCATTACCATTCACGCGCGCTActtctccctctctctatcTCATTATCTCTCTATATTTCGCTATCTTCCTCTTCCTACTCCGCGAGCAGTTGACTGATCATCTGATGTAATTCTTCCTCCTCCGGCGCTGGGACCGAGCTGCTCATTCAATCCAACGGCAACCGTCAAACACTGTCAAAGTATAATGCGAGAATGTAGATGGAGGAGGAGCAGTGTTTTAATGACGAAGTGTGGCGATAATATTGAAACGATGACCACGTTTGAAAAACAACACTGCTTACCGTGCATTTATTCAGACGTCTAGATTattatgtttgaaaaattcgtaatGTCTACAGATCTTTGGCCAATAGATAATACAAGAAAACCTCggttatttatataatataagtgTACCGGTTATTGGCACGTTTAGAaccaattattgacccttttattttccaaaattataaactgacgtcacaaattgtgaatttctcgatgagTAAAGCCAATTGCTACAGGATTAGACGctacaaatttatattttggaaattttagaactaaggatcaaacggaaacaatcgaaaaagatcaataattgggacagggtcaataactggtacacttacgTTATACGTGTACAAGTGTGTCTTATCGTTAAGCTCGATAATATCGGACTGCAAAGTATGTGTACATAAACGACTACAGCTATAGAAACattgatataaataaatacatgtacGTTTAATTCgtatttgtagaaaaatactAAGAACTGCATGTAGTGTGCCGATCTAGTTTATCCACAAACGGTGAAAATGATTGAGACTTCAGGGAAAcgtaataagaaaaagaaagaacaaaaaaaaataccaaacgAATCACCCATATAtaatgttttttgaaaaaattcttttcgtcAATTAATTCTATCGTATCGTTTGTCATTATACTGCAGTATTTCCTATCTCACCATAGGTGTGTAAAAATACAACGATAAAGTATGTGTACACTGTCGGCCAAAAGCTTGGGTACACCAGTCGAAATTTCTCACGGCACTAAAACGTAGACAGCGGACTCAGATATAAAGATAATCAAACGTTCCAAGCAGCGTTTCAAGGACGATAAATTTACATTCATTTTgcttttcagaaaatttcctacaatttttttttggtcccGGTACATATTTTTGAACGTGACCGGTTTTTTGACTATTTTTAGCCGCCTGAAGTTAACCCCGCATCTTAggggaaaaattttcctcggTTTTTTCTGTATTCAGCTTAAAAAGAATATTGAAACCTACATGTTCGTTTCTTTAAACGTTtggtacgattttttttcgcccaAGTGTTGCatttttagctaaaaaaaacatgttttagaaaaattgcTGTATTTGAATAACCAGGGGATGCAAAAGTTGCATAAATTCACACTGGAgtagcttgaattttttaagaatttaaaaaagtaaaaaatggcCTACACTTATGGATTTGGACTCTGGTGAGTGGAGTGGTTATTTTTTCAGTCGAAACTTGGAGAATCATCGTCAGTTGAGTTGTTGTGCCTATAAAACTATCAGATTTAAgacaaaatattaaaaagatGAAACTAAActtttgaaattactttttaaCGTATAAAGAAACAGACGATCACGTCTTTCACTTCATCTATACGAGTTTTCCGTTATAAAACAAAATCGCATTTGCGCCGACCAGACCATATAATATcgatatattcattttttcggGATAATTAGATATGGCACGACTTGATTAGGTAAAGTAATAATCATGCCTCGTTTTTCAATACGAAGTTCTTTATATTCAGTCAATTTTACACGTTGAAACTTTTCGGagcaagaaaaattcaaaaaaaattgtaccacGTTACTATTCGCACGTACCGATCGCACACAAGACTGTCGAAACGAAGTCAAAATACtttgcgtgaaaataaaaaaatgtctacgtCTAGTTGTAAAGCTTCGCATTGAGTGTATGAAGGTAAACAATTGCTCTACACGAATctgtcgatattttttttttttgttttgaatttgtttCGACAGTCTTGTGTGCGAACAGAACGTAGAAACATTTCTAACAACTGCgtggtataattttttttaaattttcatgcTCCAAAAAGTTTTAACGTGTAAAATTGTGTGAATATTCATATTGCCATATTTAGGTatcgcgaaaaatgaatatatcgATAAATATATTCTGGTCGGCGCAAAtgggattttattttacaacaaataattcgtatagaTGAGGTGAAAGAGATGATcgtctgtttttttctttgcttcaaAAAGCAAGTTCAAAAActtagttttttctttttaatattttgtcTTAAATCTGATAGTTTTCGAGACACAACTCAACTGACGATGATTCTCCAAGTTTCGACTGAAAAAATTGTCCCTCAACTCATCAGAGTCCCAACTCAAAATTAgaggagatttttttttttatattctgaaaaaattcaagctacTCCAGTGTAAATTTATGTGTTAAATTACAACTATTTTTCTAAAACTGGTTTTTTTTAGCCAAAAATGCAATAccggggtgaaaaaaaatcgtacgaaACTTTCTAAAAGACGAAAATCTAgattttgatattatttttaacctCACAATAGAAAAAATCGAGGAGAAAGTTTTCCCCTAAGATGCGGGGTTGATTTCCAGTAGCTAAAAAATAGCCGCAAAACGATCACAttgtaattttctaaaaaaaaaaacaaaatgaaggTAAATTTGTCCTCTTTGAAACTCCGCTTGGAACGTTTAATTACCTTTATTTTTGACTCCGCTGTGTAACTTTTAACGCGGCAAGAAACTTTTATCCGGCAGTGTGTATCGTATTACGTACGTATAGTTATACTTACATATTACGTATACCATCTCACATGGGGTCGACGAGGAAATCttccgtatttttttcttgcgcTTCCCGTATTCCGACAGGATAAATCTGTATCTTTCTTTTCAATACCTTTCCAACCGTACACGCGAATAGTTGTCAACTTTTCTACTCTGTCGTGTGACTTCCATCCGCCTCGGTCCGCTACGCAGCAGGTTGTTACTTACTGATTGTAAAGCTACGCGGAGTTACGACGGTTGGCGCTGCCGCTCTCGTGGCAACGGTTCATCTTTATAAACGTTAAATACGCACACGTTCTACGTGCGTGTATCTACACGTGTCGACGTATCATCGTCCAATCTGCCCAATCACGCGTTTGACAACATACTTCTACACGTAGGTTGTAACGTATATGTAACGCGTATTACATACCTATGATAATATACGTTAATTACAACTATGAGAATTGTCATGTATAGACACAGGTTATACACGCACAGAGCAGCGTAATCGCTaaatataccgggacaatttCTAGAAACTATACagtcaatgcgcatgcgcgagttttatcggctgctcgggcagGCTTGCCTCTTCGAGTTTCAcctgtcaaactctgtttctggcaATCCTTTAGTGCGttggttgaatattttccgatatcgaccacggtattgctgaacgatactattcttcttagacaattcacgctacgtaaaaataaacagcaacataacctcaatcaGCGGTTTTATGCGCGAGAGATTTACACCTCTTGAGTCTTGtctcattttgtgtacgttggccccCTGCTCAGCAGACAAAAGACCGCCGCGGGGCGATTTgaccgaccaatgagattgaattatttggcgcatgcgcattgaaTGGATAGTTTctagagattgtcccggtatacgTGGAATACTCGGACGACTCTGATGTATACGTGGGTTTGCATATACTTGTGGCTGTGTATTAgattagatttttttgaaagagagaaataggGATGTGATGAGGgtggagtaaaaaattttagtaccGACGAAAGTAGgcgaaatataaaaatctcCCAGTATTTCATACGCGTATCATTTTATGTCATTtgtcgtaaaatttattctttttaatcctatttttcttctatctTATAAATCGTTACATtcatataaaatattgtatacgtgttttaatattgttattattatcatgcGATCAATCGGTGACAATTAAGAGGTTGCAcatcgtatttttctaatttccaCGAGATAAACATGGGAAAAATGGTTTTTGCAccttctgatttttataactagctaaCGATGCGTCGTACAGAAATAttcgtaaatatatttttgtagagAACTGAACACGCTTCAAAAACGATCTCTTattattttctgataaattCGCTCgtttaaaagttatttaaggATCTTAAGTACCATTTGAAAAAGTGGATTTATCTTAGAATGATAATTCACCTTTTTTGCAGAGCGTTCGattccttaaaaaaaattgtctgtGAATTTTCTGTACGACGCATCGTTAGCTAGTTGTGAAAATCAGAAGGATCAAAAACCATTTTTCCCTTGTTATTCTTATGAGAATGAGAAAACTGCGATGCGCAACCTCTTAACTTTATTATTAAGAGCTCAAATTTTAACAGgcgtatttttatacttaaaCGCAAATTTTGTCCTCATTGGAAGATTTTtattatgttttattttttatacaccaTAGTTATGTGCTCTAAGAACGACTGTGGCAGGATCCGATGCTTAACCTGAACTGAGAACTGTAACTCCGGTTGCTTGAATAAGGCGCATAGATCATTCTACAGAAGCTCACAGTATTTATGGTGTATGTGTTGTATATACagatgaatataaaaaattcaaaggtatttttattgaatttcggTTTGTTTTTCTAGTACACTTTTCTTTATATCTTAATTTTCCATTACCTCTCATCTCcgtattgtatgtatacacgtgaTTAGgattatgtatattatatttttgatcTGTATAGCTTCGGGGTAGTCCATAACATTTCAACCTGGGTCTAACCCTTGACCTCTCGGATTAGgttcgcgattttttatatgattgcTGCCACTTTCAAAGGCActcagttttgttttttaggtATTTAGGACTCGATATgcattttatacaattttataacCATTTTATTAATCgacacaatttaaaaatctgacaaagttttgaaaaatcgtgtctcaggtattaaaatttttaagcttAGTGCCGGAGTGGggtgttttttccttctcacaacaatgaaaatattcaagctTTTTCccgaaaataaaacattaaaaaaattggaagcaggaatcattttaCTATGGATGGttgctgaaacat
It encodes the following:
- the LOC124303691 gene encoding uncharacterized oxidoreductase YjmC, which produces MKIGRTLLSKLSRRIDQVMDNLGRTVASQTSPTRENSSSATSSVLKEDEKTRTMVAPKEEVIRYIADSLMKVGASKEDAVTVGEHLFTADYRGHFSHGMNRMEMYVQDVVKKLTDPKAKPRIITDFKAVATVDGMNGFGQVTGKYCMELAMKKAKEYGIGMVACRGSNHYGIAGYYSLMAMSENLFGFSCTNTSPLMAPTRSRAAALGTNPISLGARGSTSNDDFVLDMATTCVALGKMELASRKGEPIPEGWALGADGKPTVDAAEAVRTACLMPLGGEERNSGYKGYGMALMVEVLCGILTGSKFGPNIRKWDSSSGDVVADLGHCFVAIDPDAFVPGSRDRLTDLVGLLRGLPTAGDMPVLIPGDPERGHMRKVDREGGITYHDNQIKASKLFAEKLGVQPMRLVEKTI